From a single Apium graveolens cultivar Ventura chromosome 2, ASM990537v1, whole genome shotgun sequence genomic region:
- the LOC141706508 gene encoding uncharacterized protein LOC141706508 — MASALDLMIQNNSGPSLQECKEKLNKIGWESNNPLRQMALGIFCESATYRTQWMLLEEDEIEPWVKMRSWIQNSRNATVEEKIAIFLHVISHNDRFIKVKNRFQHSTETLHRGAIGALDGTLIHAIVPASQQTRYRGRGRGECYQNILGICDFNMIFTFVWAGWEGIAHDSRILTEVVADIDSGFPLPPPNKYYLCDAAYANTRGFLTPYKNTRYWQSDFRGRRALTREEKFNHAHAQLRNVIERAYVHNFIRLQKLEDELFDQCDNNISSDSDGEENEAMVEETEDEVQRTSQGTQFMSSLRDQIALKLSPSS; from the exons ATGGCCAGTGCACTAGATCTTATGATTCAAAATAACAGTGGACCGTCTCTTCAAGAGTGCAAagaaaaattaaacaaaattgGTTGGGAATCAAATAATCCCTTACGCCAAATGGCCCTTGGTATCTTCTGCGAAAGTGCAACTTATAGGACACAATGGATGCTCCTTGAGGAAGATGAAATAGAACCTTGGGTTAAGATG CGAAGTTGGATTCAAAATAGTCGAAATGCAACCGTTGAAGAGAAAATTGCTATATTTTTGCATGTTATAAGCCATAATGATCGCTTTATAAAGGTGAAAAACAGATTTCAACACTCCACAGAAACACTTCACAG GGGGGCAATTGGTGCATTAGATGGAACCCTTATTCATGCAATTGTTCCAGCTAGTCAACAAACTCGTTATAGAGGACGAGGAAGGGGTGAATGCTATCAAAATATACTAGGAATATGTGATTTCAATATGATATTCACATTTGTTTGGGCCGGATGGGAAGGGATTGCACATGATTCAAGAATATTAACAGAAGTTGTGGCTGATATCGATTCCGGTTTTCCCCTACCACCCCCAA ATAAATATTATCTTTGTGATGCTGCATATGCAAACACTCGTGGTTTTTTAACTCCATATAAAAACACAAGATATTGGCAATCTGATTTTCGGGGGCGGCGTGCTTTGACTAGGGAGGAAAAATTTAATCATGCTCATGCACAATTGAGAAATGTTATAGAGCGTGCATATG TCCATAATTTTATAAGGTTGCAAAAATTAGAAGATGAACTATTTGATCAATGTGACAACAATATCTCGAGTGACAGTGATGGAGAAGAAAATGAAGCAATGGTAGAAGAGACAGAAGATGAAGTACAACGAACTTCACAAGGAACACAATTCATGAGTAGCTTACGTGATCAAATTGCTTTGAAACTTTCACCAAGTTCATAA
- the LOC141705286 gene encoding putative sugar phosphate/phosphate translocator At3g14410, which yields MAGRIKKEEFITYSYILSYIALSASQIFFNKWVLSSKEINFPYPLGLTLLHMVFSSVICFALTKFSKILKVEDRMTSEIYVTSVIPIGAMFAMTLWLGNTAYLYISVSFAQMLKAVMPVAVFILGVAAGLEVMSYRMLLVMSVISFGVLVASYGEIDINWIGVIYQMGGVVSEALRLIFMEILVKRKGRKLNPITIMYYVSPCSALCLFIPWIFLEMPKMDAQKSWSFKPFMLTLNSLCTFALNLSVFVVISHTSALTIRVAGVVKDWVVVLLSALLFADTKLTLINIFGYAIAIAGVASYNNSKLKKEATRSSSDGTHRDEEYIPVASGTSYDK from the exons ATGGCGGGTCGAATAAAAAAGGAAGAATTCATAACATACTCCTACATTTTATCATACATTGCTCTCTCAGCTAGCCAGATCTTCTTCAACAAG TGGGTCTTATCATCGAAGGAAATAAACTTTCCGTATCCTCTAGGATTAACTCTACTTCACATGGTCTTCTCCTCTGTGATATGCTTTGCACTAACCAAATTTTCCAAG ATATTGAAAGTTGAGGATCGGATGACTTCAGAGAT ATATGTGACATCGGTCATTCCAATTGGTGCGATGTTTGCAATGACTCTTTGGCTTGGGAACACTGCTTATCTCTACATATCTGTTTCATTTGCGCAGATGTTAAAAGCAGTTA TGCCAGTAGCTGTTTTCATTCTTGGAGTGGCTGCCGGTCTGGAAGTAATGAGCTATAGAATGCTTCTCGTGATGTCAGTAATAAGTTTTGGTGTTCTTGTAGCTTCTTATGGGGAAATAGATATAAACTGGATTGGGGTCATTTACCAAATGGGAGGGGTTGTGTCAGAAGCTTTGAGGCTTATATTCATGGAAATTCTAGTTAAGCGAAAGGGGCGCAAACTAAATCCCATAACTATTATGTACTATGTTAGTCCCTGCAG TGCTCTCTGCTTGTTCATCCCATGGATATTTTTGGAGATGCCAAAGATGGATGCTCAGAAGTCATGGAGTTTTAAACCTTTTATGCTCACGCTCAACTCTCTCTGTACTTTTGCTCTAAACTTGTCAGTTTTCGTTGTTATCTCACATACAAGTGCTTTAACCATTCGTGTTGCTGGAGTTGTAAAGGATTGGGTGGTTGTATTATTATCAGCACTTCTTTTTGCAGACACAAAGCTAACTCTCATCAATATTTTTGGTTATGCAATTG CGATTGCTGGTGTGGCTTCATACAACAATTCCAAGTTGAAAAAGGAAGCTACTCGAAGCAGCTCTGATGGAACTCACCGAGATGAGGAATATATACCAGTAGCATCAGGCACATCCTATGACAAATAG